From Enoplosus armatus isolate fEnoArm2 chromosome 23, fEnoArm2.hap1, whole genome shotgun sequence:
tgcccccccccccccagtgtgcTTGGAACAATAATGTGTGCAGGTTCCtcttcaatcaatcaatcaagtttatttgtcacatgtaagCATAAAAGGTGCAATTACAGTGACGTGTAATGTTGCCCCCCCcgggcaaagcaagttgagCATCCCCGATGtagagaaaaatagagaaaacacGGCGTCCAGTTTGTTGAATAAGCGACGCAATAGCGGAATTCAACGAAAGCGCCAcgtcagcggcagccatcttggttgccGGTCGCGAAAATGCCTCCGCGGTGCCCCACGTCAGATAAACGGCTGTGATTGGCCGGTGCCCCCCGGGCCAGGGTCAGAGCAAGCCGGAGCACAGAATACCTGAAGCTATTAAAACCGCAGGTGACATGCTCCTTTTTTAACATTCCTGGCAGCTCACACAGGTGCAggatggcggggggggggggcgtggggGTTGGATACTCGTATCACACTCTTTGACACTAGTAGAGCAGAGTTTCACCCAGTTAAGCTCGGGGTCCTCTCTGGtttccgccccccccccaagtctgTATCTACTGTATTACACTGCTGGCAGGGGGTGTCTGGGAGGGTTTTGTTGCCCACCAACAGCAGACATCACAACCCCGCTCATAGCCTGGTGGTGAGTTCAGGGTCCCTGCCAGCCAACCCATCAGCCAGCCCAGTTATTCATTCCAATTAGACTGGACTCCCTGACGCGGGTGGAGTCCTCCACTACTCCAGGTTACAGCGGCGGCTCTACTTAAATATCTAATATAAATAcctaatatataaatatctacGTCTCGTCCTATTGACACTGACGCTAAGTGTTATCATTTTCATAGATGTTTATGGTCCATATATGTAGCCGATAACTACAGGTTGAATAACAGTTTGGAGGTTTGGGCTACAGGTGAGAGCAGGCTGTCCTGTTTTTATTCTTGTAAGCCCCCGCGGAGCTGAGCCCAAGCCGGATCTCCGCCCAGCTTCAACCTGTGTGGTTATCTGGCGCCGATGGAGCCGCAGAAGGCTGAGCTTTCCACGGTGCTGAGGACTCACCTtgatgccgtgtgtgtgtgtgtgtgtgtagtttttctttttcatttcttcttcttcttcttcttcacaaacAGGGCTCTTGGCCCTCTGGAGTACCCCAATGTGGACAATGTGCGCCCACCTCGGTTCAAACGTTCAGTGATGTTGCTCGAGGCTGCAGGTGGAGTTCTTATCACTGCTTGTGCAATATGTGTAATGAGTGGTCGTGGAGACGTATTTCCCCACGGGGACAATAAAGTACGTCATATATCATATGTCGTATCGTATATATATTGCTGACGGAGAAAGACGTCCCGGTGCGATATGAAGCGTTTAAAGGGGccactccaccgattttacaagTCAAAGTCAATTTACCCGTCATGGTTAGTTCCATGTCTGCTTATGTCTCCTGCGTCGTCTTCGTCTTTTTATCTTGTCTATTGTGTTTCAGCACATATtgcctgaaccccccccccgcgACCtgaccttttttaaattttacagCAGGGAACCAAATCTGAAAGGATCCCGACTGCGATCTCACCCAAACTGTTCTCAGTGATTCCTTCTAGGAGGACTCTGATGGGAAAATCAGATCccgggaccccccccccccccaccttcctcGTAGGGGCGTGTTGTTGCTGAGTTGTTGTCACTTGGGTGTTGATCCGCCAGACAGCCTTCATCTGAGGCgtcacgaaaaaaaaaaaacccgtcgcagcagttttcacattttgtggCGGTGCCTATATTTGAGCTTTGTGACGTGTACTTTTAAACGACAGCCAgaagagaaccccccccccccacacacacacacattagacgCCAATCAGATCATTACACGTCAGTAAAATCTGCGATACCACAATGTTAAAGTAGATCTCTGCGAGAAAGATCCAGATGCCATGTAGACAAGTGCATTAAAGGAACAGCTGCAAGTGGTTCAACCACTCCTTTACTGTGGTAGTTTCTGTACCATCGGGCAGTTGTtctataacccccccccccccccccccccccccacaaaaaaaagaaatatctctTCATAATCAAGATCTTATTTTCAATATATCGAAACAGGAACgaatgaaactttaaaaactttttttaaaaaaattttaaaTGAAGCTAATTTGCTAAGCTAATCCTCAACTGTCCCAAGTTAGACAAATCTAAGTCGTCCgaagttgtttgttgttttttaaagtatAAAATGTTCCATCTTTTGGTGACTGTCCCTCCACTGCAGCCCAACAGGGacacacaaagtgtgtgtgtggggggggggggggggggtatacgCTAAAAAGGCTGCAACTTGAAGAAGATGTCCACTCGATTGTGTCTGTCTTGGACAGCTGAAGCCCCCGTGTTCGCTCCAAGGTGAAGTTTGTATCTGACGTATTGacgtgaaccccccccccccccccccccacagaaaaaaaaaaactgtgaaccTCTCCTTTAATGCACTAGCTTTATTTCTAACACAATCAAATAAGAGGTGGATCCAGGATTGCGCTCGTCGTCTGTGTGCAACACATTTGAACAAACGTACGTCACGAAGTgaatctgcaacaacaacaaaaaaaacagcccgAAAGGAACGCCGCATGTTTTAAAGACTATTAATTAAGACTATTTgttattattctatttattctttaaatgtttcagtgccatacatacatatatatatatatatatacacatacattgttattgtatatatttttgactttctatttcttatttttatattttgtacatacttttagttctaaatttatgctactttctactcttgaatgggagcaccggtactgtacaaaccccccccccccccccccccccccccccggggatgaataaagtatttctgatgcTGATTCTGAGTCTGATGATATAAGACGCTTGATGAGTATTAAAAAGTGCAATGTTTCCCCTCTGGAACTTAAAGGACAGGTGGAGTAAAAGTCATAGTCAGAAATAAAATGGGGCCCTTTCATTCGTCGTTTAATGGATGCCAATAAGATGGTTCAGCCAAGCGGGTGTGCGCCCCTCATCAGTTGTGGTTCATTAAATccttcttaaaaaaagaaaggtcatGTTTTATTGGGGGCAACCACTTGCTCATTTTGGTCCTCTCCGCGGCCCCTAATGGCCCGCGAACCCCAGCTTGAGACCCGCGTGGCCTAGACAGCAGTTGGTAACGTCTCTGGTCCTTTTTAGATAGTCGCGGTGATCTGGGATGTCTGGAGCGCTTCCGCGTCGTCAGAGGGTCTTGTCTCTCAACCGGGCACGGAGCCTCGCGCGCTGCTGCACCGCGGCTGCctgaaggggtgggggtggggggtggggggggggtctccatCTCTgccggggtttttttttctgtcagagaCACCTGATGTAAACTCCAACCGGCGGGTTCTGCTATGAAGACTGGGCAAAGCTGCGGCGTGGAGACACCGGCCACGATCCAGGGGTTGGCGCACGGGGGAGTGGGCGCCCCGGGGGAGCAAGGCGAGGGCGAATACGTCGATTTGGAGGCGGCGAAACCGGAGAGAGGCTGCCGCGTTGGCGAAAGAAACCGAACGTCTGCCCCCGTTGGCGGCAGCGGCTCCGGGGCTCCGCGCGCAGCGGCACCAAACCACGAGCCGGCGATTGAGACCGAGACCGAAACTGAGAAGAAAGAGGATTGTGGAGTTGGGAAACGTGCGGGAGATGTCGAGGGGGGTCCCTCTGATCCACCCCCGTCATCAGACCCCCCCTGTCTCCACGCAAAGCCCGAGGATTCCCTCAAACCAGGAGAAAACCAAATCGAGCGCGCCATGACGCAGCCCGGGGTGCCAAACGAAGAGGACTGCGCGCCCGGAGACGAGGAGCTGCGCCGCGGTGGTAATTATCTGAGCGGGAGAAGCGAGTCGGACgattgggaggaggaggacgatgtGAGTTTGGTGCTTTCCGACGACTGCGTCCCGCGCGTAACGGAGGACGAGTCCCATTACATTACCACGCACGAGATCCAGCTCTCGGAGCTCTCCGACCATGAGGGGGACTACGGCCCCGGGGCGGGCTCCTCCGCCAGCTGGGACATTGAGGACGGCAACCAGGTGTACTCTTTCGTCGATTACGCGTCTTTTGACGGCGATGGAGCGGCGGAGGAGAGGGGGGACGGCCGCCAGCTTCGCCCCCGGGGCGCACCAGCAGCGGTCAGCACTCTGCTTGAAAGTGATCCGTGCGACGCGGCCAAGTTCACCAGCTCAGATGAGAGCGCGTCAAAGcccccgcagcagcagcagcagcagcagcagtgcggTGGCAACAGCGCGGGGCAGATCCACCTGTCAATCAGAGCCACTTCTCGAGCTATAAATGACCCCGGCAACATCCAAGAACAGGGGAATATCCTTTATCATGCCAGGCGCTCCGGGGACGTGAGCCGCTATGTGTTCAGGGGGGTTGATGGGAAGGCGGAGACGCTGTGCGACGGGGCGAAGTGTTTCATAGCCGCGCCCGGGCGCCTGCACTTTGGCCGCAAACTGAGAGGCAAAGAGGTCACCGGGTATTCCAGCGGTGCGTCCAGCGCCGTCAGCGAGCTGGACGACGCTGACAAGGAGGTGCGCAACCTGACAGCCAAAGCCTTCAAGAGCCTGGCGTACCCTTACCTCGACGCCATCAATTTCAGCACCTCCAGCGAGTCCTCCGCATCGGAGCACGGGCTCGGGATAAACAGGTGGTCCGCGTTTGTCGACCTGAAATACGGCAACATGAATGTGTCACAGGGGCTGGACCAAAGTGTCGTTTCCCACCAAAACGCGTCGTTCGAAATAGCCAACAACATAGACAATAGAGGTTACAGGGACCTTGCGCTGGCGAGCATCAAGCCGCCCGCCAGCAAGATCTTCACCCTGAATGGGAACCCCCACGGCGCATCTTCATCTACAAAGAAAATAGAGCTGATGGGGAAATTCGGGCAGGGCCACAGCGGGGTGATTCGGCTCACGGAGACTCTGAATTTCCGCTGCAATGTCAAGTCGGGAATGCCCGAGGGAGAAAGGCGCACCAACTTTGCACAAAACGCCGCGGGATCACGTTCCACGGATGAAGTTACCAGCAGTTTGCCAGGCGGCCAGCGGAGAGGGGCCAGCAAGCCGCCCTCCAAAGCCATGGAAGACACGCACAAGAGGGCCATATTCGCCTCCAGCCTGATCAAAAATGTGATTTCCAAGAAGATGCAGTTCGAGCAGGAGCGCAAGATGGAAAGGGGGGAGATAAGTGAGCCGCGTCGGGCGCCGTCCCCGTGCTTCGCGCACCAGGAGGGCGACGGCCACAGGGGGAAGGGGGGCCGGGAGCTGCACAGACAGAGCTCCAAGTTTTCCGAGAGCGGCTCGGACTACGCCATTATGTGCGTGGATGAATTGGGGGACATCGTGGACAGCGGCTCGTGCGATGCCAAGGGCGACTCCCGGAGACGCGACTCGGCCGCGCCCGCGCCAGAAACGAATTTGGAGCCGGCTAACAGGGCTGGGATCGATACTAAAAAGGGCTCACTGGAGGCGTCCAAGAGCACGCTGCTCCGCAGCCAAAATAGCGCCTTCAGATGCTGGAAGGACGAGGAGCTAGAGTTTCAAAAGGATCATAAAAACGATCAAACCCCGGAGGGGAAGTCGCCCTCAGCTCACGGCAGAGAGGGCGAGGGGGACCAGCGCTCACCGGCCGGCGGCAAACTGACGAAAATGTCGCATTTGTTTGTGCCAAGTATCCAACTGCTGCCCAGCGACGGAGAGGTCGGCCAGCAGCTGCAGCGCGGGGGCTACTCTCCGTGcggggatggaggaggaggaggaggaggaggaggaggaggagggatgaaatTGCGCTCCGACAACACTCTGTACGTCGGAGAGTCCAGGAGCGCGGCCACGTCCAGGTCTCCGGAAATCAAAATCAACCTGAGGAGCGTCAGAGAGAATAAAACGGAGCCTCTCGGCGTCTCCAAACTGCGCGCCCCTAATATAGGCTGCGGGGCGGCCCGGGCGGACGACCTCAAGTGCCAGGCGCTGGCCGCGGCCTTGAAGGGCGAGCCCTCGGACAAGGTGCCGCATTTCATGGTCCGAGACGTCAGGGACAGCAAGGGGAAGCTGCAGGCGCCCATACACCAGGTGAGAGACGTGCGCAAGCTGGTTAAAAGCTCCTACCACTTCGTCTCGTTGGACAACAACGACAGCAAGTCCCACTTCGCCTCCGCGGACAGCCAGCCAGAGCAGAGGAAGCAGATGCCCTGTCGGAATCCTAATTCCGTGTCCCCTATAGTGATCAAATGTCAGTCTGTGAATACGAAACAATGTGGAAATCTCACCGAGTCATCCAAGCGGGAGCCGTTTGACCCCGACCGATCGTCTCCAGAGGGCGCCAAAAGCGCCCCGCCTCAGAGGGCCGCGGGGAGAGCAGCTATAGGTAGTAATCCGTCAGAGGGAGGGGCCGAATTGAGAACCGAGAGCAGAATAGCCCCAAAGAGGCAGGAAAAGGCGTCAGATACCGCGGAGAAGAAGCCTGAATCAAAGATGGCCAACCAGGGGGCTTTGGAGAGGCTCCAGGCCGCCGTGAAAACCATGGAGCAGCTCTATGTGTTTGAGAGAAACGAGTGGAAGAGGAAGAACGAGCCCCGGCCCCTGACAGACAGCCACGTGCTCTCGCTGTTAACCAGGGATGACCACGGGGGAGCGGAGGAGGAAGGGGCAAGGGGGGCCAGCGTGGACAAGACAGCCAGAAGAGACTCCTACCCCAGCACTGGCAAGACGCCGCCGGGGGACGCCGTCACCGACGGCTTGCCGAGGCGAGAGGACAAAGGCTTTCAGACTCCCGGCAGCCGTGATGACAGGCCGGCTGCGAAGTCAGTGCAAGCCACCGGCGCCGCAGGGAGCAAACACGCGTTCAGCCTTAAGGCCTCCACAACCGCAAAGGCGCCCCAGCCGAACGCCGCCACACAAACACCTTTCAGCAGCAAAAGCTTCGTACCAAAGTCCCCGCAATTGCCCGTGTCCTTAAAAATCAGCCAGAGGAAGCTAAGTGGACATGAGGGAGCTGAATcgaaggaggtgaagaggtcCACGCGGGAGCTTTTGAGCGCCTCGGCTGACAACGAGAACTACTTAACCATTCCGGTCAAGTCTCACGCCAGCAGCAACAAACAAGCGTCACCTGCTGACAAAACATCAGTGTACACATTTACCACCCAGACACACCCAACCACTCCTTCTGGATACCTGGGATCCGGTGGCAGGGGCCAGGAAGACCACAACCAGTCTCCTAAACGCTCCAGCATTGTGATGGAGGCACGCTCGCCAGAGATGCCTTCTGCCACCATCTACCACTCCTTGCCGTTGGGCATGTCCCCCTGTCAGCCTCAGGTATACTGCTTCTCCCCAGCAATCACCCCCGCTCCCACCCTGGACCCCTTCCAGGCCACCCAGAGGAAGATGCTCCTGGATCCAACCACTGGAAACTACTACCTGGTGGACACTCCTGTGCAGCCGGCCACCAAGCGCCTCTTTGACCCCGAAACAGGCCAGTATGTAGACGTGCCCATGCCGCAACCTCCTGTGACCCCGGTGCCCATGCCGATCTCCCCTTTGGCCTTCAATCCAGGCGCATACGGACACACCTACATGATCTACCCGGGTTTCATGCCCGGTCCATCCGTGATCCCGGCCCGGACGCTGGTGCAGTCGCAGATGTCGGTGCAGTCCGAGGCGGAGAGCGGCGAGAGAGTCCCGTCGCAGCAGGCGGAGGGCATGTACATGGAGAGCCCCTTCTACATGGCCACCGGAAAGTCTCCCCAGGCGGCCGCCGGGGCTCAACAGCAGGCCGGCGCCAGCAGGCCCCTGCAGGGCGTCTCCAGCATCAAGCAGCCCGTCATCAGCATCACCTCCCAGCAGGGGCCCAGGATCATCGCCCCGCCCTCGTTTGACGGGACCACCATGAGCTTCGTGGTGGAGCACAGATGAACGGCAGCTTACCGGGACAGGTGAGTCGTTCTGACCTTGTTTATGTACATTATGGCGTTTGTACAGCAGCAAAAGGCACTTTTTCAAACTACCAAGAGCAAATCAGAAAGTCAAACACTTTTAGCCGCAGATAAATGCGATAATATCATTTTAATAGCGCACTCTTTTGTCTCCCAAAAATCCAAACGCGATAGACGAGAACTCACGCACATACTCTTGTCTggttcatttctgcttttgatAACCAAGATGTGTTTGTTACCAATTCTTCCAATTGTAATAGATCGTACCGTTACTTAAGATCGAAAGCTCATTCTTGACCCgggaaacagcagttgacaaaaaaaGTACTGGGATCCTTCACTTTAAGTCCCACGTTATAAAGAAAAAACTGTCACAGCTGTCTGTTACAAATAAAagattcaaattaaaaagaaaaattcaaattCCACTTCAGCATAAACAAGTAGCATTCTCGGCTCCTGACGCCTGGGTGCGAATAGCTACCTGCCAATAAATAATCATGTGAAGAAGCACAGACAAAATCTATAATATAGCCACAACACTGTTAAACCGTCCAATACTCATTAAAGATCACTGTTGTGTTATTTCACCCTGACTTTTCTCCCATCAGGaaattgtttgtctttttttaaaaaaatttaaaaaattttATGGAGCTTCTAATTTTGAAATGTTACCTCTGCAAAgtcagttttcatttcacaacCGCGATGTTCCACACTGCCAAAGCTTCGACAACAGCAAGACAATGAAGCCCGACCTGTACGGAGACCTGGGGTGCCCAAAACTAATGATGGCActatgaataataaatacaaagtaataaaacaatagaaacaaaacaaaacaaaacatggcatTCTGAAATAAAACCTGTTATTGACTCGGGAGACATTTTGAAGTAGAAACTCCTgcatcttatttatttatttatttaattaaaaaaaaaacaacaacaacaatgtaggCCTCCATACCAGTTGGGCCTTATTTTCCCAAAGTTTTGGCAGTGTGCTAAAAGTGGCCTCCGTGAGATGAAGACTCAAAGAACGTTGGAAagattcaaaattaaaaaataaaaaaaaaaaagtgctggaATTCGACAAAAATGGACTCGCCGTAAACAACATTTCATAGCAGCGAGTTGAGTTtcaaaaaatgtgttgtgttattttgttctcCAACTtcattgttatattgttttatccTACGTCTGTATTCATATTTCATCCGTATGGTCACTTATTTCACGATGTCTTCTTTATTTATGTTGAATGCTTTGTGCCTCCGCGGACCTCAAAAGCGCCTGTAAGCACACAGCGGACTGGTGGCGCGTTCTCTGTGCGACCATTTGAGACCACTACAGACCAGTTTCTGGTATCATGTCAGTCGGATAAGGGCACTGAGCCTGCGACCGATCGTGTAGTAGAATTCAAGGAAGAGATTGTAAAGCTTGCAAGTACCTCACAAGCTAGTTTGTGAATGCTGATatcacaggggggggggggggtttatatTGATGTATTATATAAGATGCTTCATgggtgtttgaatgtgtgtgtgtagcttggCGGATATAGCGTGTGCAGCAGCAAAAGGTCAGGTGGCGGCAGGCGTTGTTATGTGTATACACTGGctgcttcagctgctgctggacatcaAGAGGCTGCCTGGCAGGTCAGAGTCGCAGCGGGGTCAGGCAGCTTTTTATAGGACCAGTCATTTAAAGCCAGAGCGAGCGAGAGAAGCCAGGTTCACATGGCCTCCGATCAGCAAACACAACAGCCCTCGGGCCGCAGCGCGGGGGGGAACATTTGGAGTTCCCCCTTCTCATCTGAGAATGACACCCACATACTGGAGGGCTCGGTTATGTTTACAAAGTAAACAGATCTGCGCGGTCTGCAGTCTGATAGTCAAGAGGTTGGGGCTTTTTCAGAGGAAGTTTGGTTGAAATCCTGCAGACTGGATGAACTGCAGCTCGGGGGCCGCGGGAATCAACAGAGGTCTTTTAAGGGCAACAGCTCACCTGCaggttttaaaaacacagattgctaaaaaaaaacaaaaaaacaaggtaGATATGAGGGAACATGCAGCTGGTTTTGTGATACCTTAGATTGCAGACTGACATGCAGGTTCTTCTCCTAAATAACCGAATGTACGGAAGTTAAACAATGTCCAAAACTAAGCGGGCAGTGATTATTTTGAGAGAGTGCATGGAGAGGTTTGACACACGCAAATACAGAACATTACATATGTTTTGAGCCTTCAATAGAAAATATGTCGCTAAAGATTTGacacatcaaatcaaatcaaactgcagTTTGTACGGAGGCCAAAAAGGGTTCAAATGACATCAAACAGATAACacattttagccatgctagcgttgtggctctagggatggcgaTGTAGGTCTGTTGGACGCTCCACCATTGGTCAACGTCACACCTGCTTAatatcagtatgttagcatttagctcaaagcacagctgcgCCTCAAATACAGCCTCGCGGAGCCGATTTTGTTCGTgtaaaattcaattcaattggAATTGAATCCTGATTTTCAGCACTAGAAGCTAGTCTCTTCCTCGGTGAGACAGGTGTAGCCTGAAGCCCTTCCATTTTCAGTCAGAATtgagagaaggaaaaatatCTTTGACCCTGTTGGCTTCACTCCACTGCCATAAATAAGAAATGAACAGACCACAGATATGTTGTTGTAAATCAACTTACAGAAATAAGGACTCTTAGCTTATTTCTTCCATCAATATAAGAAACAGTAAGGTGACTGCTCAACGAAGACCTATACCAGACATCAGATACTTCAGTCACTACTTGGAGAGGAATCAGGGGGTCCAAAGCACTGTTCACGCTGCAGTGCACATATTGTATATGTCAGTCATGTAATGTATCATGTGATTCTTTATACAGTCATATAACGAGAAAAGTTTTTGTTCCTTAGTGCACAACAAATGTGACTCTACCATCCCTCTGTgctcaaatgaaatgatttcacaCGTGGAAACCACGTTTTCTCTAATGAAATACGTGTATTTGGGTTTCCGGTCGTTACTGATGaagtgtctgttttcttttctttgtccccAACAGATCTGAGCTCCGAGGGGACGCTGGACCGCTCCGGGGTTTTCCGGTCTCTTCATCGTGCTGCGTCCGTTACGATTTTCATTGCTCTCCGTCGAGGCGAGCGGATAAGGGCTCTTTTGCACGCCGCTTCGCCTTTTCTAGCAGTGTACAAGGTGCACATAAAGTGTGCGCTTCCCGCTTTGTTTTGTGACGTCACGTTGCAAAACGTTTGACAGACTCACTTCATCCGTCGGCCCCGTATTGCGCTGACTTTGCTTGCACAGTTAtcaatcacccccccccccccctaaactGATCAGGGTTTTAAGTTTagatttcatcattttatttcatttgacaacacattattacataataatttaatatttaaccaaaaataTCGATACCAATGAATATTTTCTTACCGTTGTGTGTTATGCGGTGTCACTACTATTGCTGTAAAATGCACAAAagtcagcagtgtttttatataCACTGGAAACGCAATACTACTGATGCAACGTGTGTGTCCAACCTATACAATGGCATAGTGCATCCTAGAGGTCTCCCATCGTGCCCTTGTCCTGCATACACAGCAGACCATCCAGGTCATCTTTGAGCACGGCGCATCGCATTAGAACCTGATGAGGTTGAGGCGTGATTTGCGCCTCATGTTTGAGGTCGAGTGGATTGATCATCGCCTGatcacacagaaataaaaagaccTGGCCGGTCCTCTTCCTTTCGAAACTGGAACGTGAAGAAACTGATTTTAGCTTTCAAGAGGTTTAAAGAGGCAGCGCAGCTACGGGACGCTATCTAGCAGGCAGGGCAAAGAGGGTGGACTCTAGGATGGACTTTCAGCCCCCTCTGATGtatttttacagtatgtgtatcGCTGTTTCTAATTGTTAAtcttaattattttgttttgtacttaAGATAGTTCACAGGCTGTGGATCTGCTGGTCAATCCACCCACTGTTGGAAATATGCTACTGGAGTCTTTATGCTGAGGAACTAGAACATCAAGCATTCTTTTATAATAACTGCAATGACACGATGCTGTTGTTCTAAaagaatatattatattatcatattaagAAGTGTTCATGTTGAAAGgtgttgtattgttttaataAGCCGCGTGGGTTGTAAAGGTTGTGTTTGGTGTTTCGGTCAGTTTTCTACTTTCTGAGCCGCTGTTTCAAATGTTGCTCCGTCAGCTCCGTTTCATGTACGTAGCGCCAAACTTACAGCAAAAGTCACCCCATGACACTtcacatatagagcaggtctagaccgaaCTCTTTCtaataagagtttaatttaaattaaaggGTCAATTtgcccaaattacaaaaaaaaaagaaaaaaaaaagtggggtAGCGTATTAAACGATGTTAGGAAAATGCCTGAATGCTGCGCATTATAGAGAGACCATCAGACGCTCGGTATAAATGAACACTGAACAAGTCCTTTTTGATTGTTGTTACATGTCATAGAGGGCGGGGGGGATGTGTTTTTTagatatatataatgttacattCATACTAAACGTCGCCAgagttgccaaataatgaggtaaacgtatgtaaaagtaaccCCTGcgagccaaaagctcaggcttcagactgctccgAACACTCCATTTCGTTTTTTTCAACCCCCGTGTctctctgatgtcagataggcccggatgtccttatatggtatctccgctccaggcacagacgtgatgtttatgtttatgtcaaagTTGCTCAGTAATGTtgggtttacagtttgcctttggaaattcttccaaagacttgtggaacttggccggccaatcagaagaaagtgggctttcgggggggaggggggccttaaagagacaggagctcaaacggcttgtttcagacagagggtgaactgaggggcccCATGAAaggccagtagaagataaatcaggactttttttgaactgtcaatcatgcaaagctactctagtggaatcacaagatgaaaatatagagctggaaatgagcacagTAGGTCCCCTTTAAGTACAGCATAATATGCTTTGATGC
This genomic window contains:
- the c23h4orf54 gene encoding uncharacterized protein C4orf54 homolog — translated: MKTGQSCGVETPATIQGLAHGGVGAPGEQGEGEYVDLEAAKPERGCRVGERNRTSAPVGGSGSGAPRAAAPNHEPAIETETETEKKEDCGVGKRAGDVEGGPSDPPPSSDPPCLHAKPEDSLKPGENQIERAMTQPGVPNEEDCAPGDEELRRGGNYLSGRSESDDWEEEDDVSLVLSDDCVPRVTEDESHYITTHEIQLSELSDHEGDYGPGAGSSASWDIEDGNQVYSFVDYASFDGDGAAEERGDGRQLRPRGAPAAVSTLLESDPCDAAKFTSSDESASKPPQQQQQQQQCGGNSAGQIHLSIRATSRAINDPGNIQEQGNILYHARRSGDVSRYVFRGVDGKAETLCDGAKCFIAAPGRLHFGRKLRGKEVTGYSSGASSAVSELDDADKEVRNLTAKAFKSLAYPYLDAINFSTSSESSASEHGLGINRWSAFVDLKYGNMNVSQGLDQSVVSHQNASFEIANNIDNRGYRDLALASIKPPASKIFTLNGNPHGASSSTKKIELMGKFGQGHSGVIRLTETLNFRCNVKSGMPEGERRTNFAQNAAGSRSTDEVTSSLPGGQRRGASKPPSKAMEDTHKRAIFASSLIKNVISKKMQFEQERKMERGEISEPRRAPSPCFAHQEGDGHRGKGGRELHRQSSKFSESGSDYAIMCVDELGDIVDSGSCDAKGDSRRRDSAAPAPETNLEPANRAGIDTKKGSLEASKSTLLRSQNSAFRCWKDEELEFQKDHKNDQTPEGKSPSAHGREGEGDQRSPAGGKLTKMSHLFVPSIQLLPSDGEVGQQLQRGGYSPCGDGGGGGGGGGGGGMKLRSDNTLYVGESRSAATSRSPEIKINLRSVRENKTEPLGVSKLRAPNIGCGAARADDLKCQALAAALKGEPSDKVPHFMVRDVRDSKGKLQAPIHQVRDVRKLVKSSYHFVSLDNNDSKSHFASADSQPEQRKQMPCRNPNSVSPIVIKCQSVNTKQCGNLTESSKREPFDPDRSSPEGAKSAPPQRAAGRAAIGSNPSEGGAELRTESRIAPKRQEKASDTAEKKPESKMANQGALERLQAAVKTMEQLYVFERNEWKRKNEPRPLTDSHVLSLLTRDDHGGAEEEGARGASVDKTARRDSYPSTGKTPPGDAVTDGLPRREDKGFQTPGSRDDRPAAKSVQATGAAGSKHAFSLKASTTAKAPQPNAATQTPFSSKSFVPKSPQLPVSLKISQRKLSGHEGAESKEVKRSTRELLSASADNENYLTIPVKSHASSNKQASPADKTSVYTFTTQTHPTTPSGYLGSGGRGQEDHNQSPKRSSIVMEARSPEMPSATIYHSLPLGMSPCQPQVYCFSPAITPAPTLDPFQATQRKMLLDPTTGNYYLVDTPVQPATKRLFDPETGQYVDVPMPQPPVTPVPMPISPLAFNPGAYGHTYMIYPGFMPGPSVIPARTLVQSQMSVQSEAESGERVPSQQAEGMYMESPFYMATGKSPQAAAGAQQQAGASRPLQGVSSIKQPVISITSQQGPRIIAPPSFDGTTMSFVVEHR